A single Comamonas sp. NLF-1-9 DNA region contains:
- a CDS encoding class 1 fructose-bisphosphatase, with the protein MVDHRISLTRYLVEQQRVHGHIPSELRLLLEVVARACKRISFAVNKGELGDVMGSAGTENVQGEVQKKLDIIANETLIEANEWGGHLAAMASEEMEGIYVVPNRYPQGEYLLMFDPLDGSSNIDVNVSIGTIFSVLKKPEGHPGVHDNDFLQPGNCQVAAGYCIYGPQTTLVLTVGDGVAMFTLDREQGSFVLTRENVRIPEDTKEFAINMSNVRHWDAPVKRYIDECLAGEDGPRGKNFNMRWIASMVADVHRILCRGGIFMYPWDKREPRKPGKLRLMYEANPMGWLVEQAGGAATNGRQRILDIQPTQLHERVSVILGSKNEVERVTGYHAEA; encoded by the coding sequence ATGGTCGACCACCGCATCAGCCTCACCCGCTACCTCGTCGAACAGCAGCGCGTGCACGGCCACATCCCGTCCGAGCTGCGCCTGCTGCTGGAGGTGGTGGCGCGCGCCTGCAAGCGCATCAGCTTTGCCGTCAACAAGGGCGAGCTGGGCGACGTGATGGGCAGCGCCGGCACCGAGAACGTGCAGGGCGAGGTGCAGAAGAAGCTGGACATCATCGCCAACGAAACCCTGATCGAGGCCAACGAATGGGGCGGGCACCTCGCAGCAATGGCCAGCGAGGAGATGGAAGGCATCTACGTCGTGCCCAACCGCTACCCCCAGGGCGAATACCTGCTGATGTTCGACCCGCTGGACGGCTCCAGCAACATCGACGTGAACGTCTCCATCGGCACCATCTTCAGCGTGTTGAAAAAGCCCGAAGGCCACCCCGGCGTGCACGACAATGACTTTCTGCAGCCCGGCAACTGCCAGGTGGCCGCCGGCTACTGCATCTACGGGCCGCAAACCACCCTGGTGCTCACCGTCGGCGACGGCGTGGCCATGTTCACGCTGGACCGCGAGCAGGGCTCCTTCGTCCTCACGCGCGAGAACGTGCGCATTCCCGAGGACACGAAGGAGTTCGCCATCAACATGAGCAACGTGCGTCACTGGGACGCGCCGGTCAAGCGCTACATCGACGAATGCCTGGCGGGCGAGGACGGCCCGCGCGGCAAGAATTTCAACATGCGCTGGATCGCCAGCATGGTGGCCGACGTGCACCGCATCCTGTGCCGCGGCGGCATCTTCATGTACCCCTGGGACAAGCGCGAGCCCAGAAAGCCCGGCAAGCTGCGCCTGATGTACGAAGCCAACCCCATGGGCTGGCTGGTGGAGCAGGCGGGCGGCGCGGCCACCAATGGCCGCCAGCGCATCCTGGACATCCAGCCCACCCAGCTGCACGAGCGCGTGAGCGTGATCCTGGGCTCGAAGAACGAGGTCGAACGCGTGACCGGCTACCACGCCGAAGCCTGA
- a CDS encoding BCCT family transporter translates to MVFHVSIAIVAVLVLLAGLVPGPFNAAMQSALGVVVHGAGWMYLLVVFVTLLFLLYLAFGRLGALRIGGEDAEPEFSRVSWLSMLFAAGMGIGLVFWGAAEPISHFVRPPEGLAPQTSVAARAAMRYAFFHWGLHPWAIYALIGLAMAWFQYNRGGRGLVSDMLEPVLGRHHAGWAGQVVNIAAVVATAIGVATTLGFGTIQIAAGLERVFGIKATQTLQLATIGVAFVLYMASSTSGVERGIKWLSNTNLLLAGLLMLAVLLLGPTGALFDTFTTTLGAYVNQLVTMSLRLSPFSESTWSFDWTVFYWAWWIAWAPFVGAFIARVSRGRTVKEFVIGVVLAPTLLGFAWFAVFGGAALHAQIFGQADLVQALANGYETVLFVLFDSLPASMLLSVVALVLLIIFFVTSADSAVLVLASMSTDEAGDPPLRRRVVWGVAVALIAAALLVAGGLQALQGLITIAALPFALLMLLVIVSLFRVLDGEATRLRRERQQQRHMMQTWVQREMAQQARQYAPAPGAPAPRAPGSPDGG, encoded by the coding sequence ATGGTGTTTCATGTATCGATCGCGATCGTGGCGGTCCTGGTGCTGTTGGCCGGTCTGGTGCCGGGACCCTTCAACGCGGCCATGCAGTCGGCGCTGGGCGTGGTGGTGCACGGCGCTGGGTGGATGTACCTGCTGGTGGTGTTCGTCACGCTGCTGTTCCTGCTCTACCTGGCGTTCGGGCGCCTGGGGGCGCTGCGCATCGGCGGCGAGGACGCCGAGCCGGAGTTTTCCAGGGTGAGCTGGCTGTCGATGCTGTTTGCGGCGGGCATGGGCATAGGCCTGGTGTTCTGGGGCGCGGCCGAACCGATTTCGCACTTCGTGCGGCCGCCCGAGGGGCTGGCGCCGCAGACCTCGGTGGCAGCGCGCGCGGCCATGCGCTACGCCTTCTTCCACTGGGGACTGCACCCCTGGGCCATTTATGCGCTGATCGGCCTGGCCATGGCCTGGTTTCAATACAACCGGGGCGGGCGCGGCCTGGTGAGCGACATGCTGGAGCCGGTGCTGGGCCGCCACCACGCCGGCTGGGCCGGGCAGGTGGTGAACATTGCCGCGGTGGTGGCCACGGCCATCGGCGTGGCCACCACCCTGGGTTTCGGCACTATCCAGATTGCGGCCGGGCTGGAGCGGGTGTTCGGCATCAAGGCGACGCAGACCCTGCAGCTGGCCACGATAGGCGTGGCCTTCGTGCTCTACATGGCCTCCAGCACCAGCGGGGTGGAGCGGGGCATCAAGTGGCTGTCCAACACCAATCTGCTGCTGGCGGGGCTGTTGATGCTGGCGGTGCTGCTGCTCGGGCCGACGGGCGCGCTGTTCGATACCTTCACCACCACCCTCGGGGCTTACGTCAACCAGCTGGTGACGATGAGCCTGCGCCTCTCGCCATTTTCCGAGAGCACCTGGTCGTTTGACTGGACGGTGTTCTACTGGGCCTGGTGGATCGCCTGGGCGCCCTTCGTGGGCGCTTTCATCGCGCGGGTCTCGCGCGGGCGTACGGTCAAGGAATTCGTCATCGGCGTGGTGCTGGCGCCCACGCTGCTGGGCTTTGCCTGGTTTGCGGTGTTTGGCGGCGCGGCGCTGCACGCGCAGATCTTTGGCCAGGCGGATCTGGTGCAGGCGCTGGCCAATGGCTACGAGACGGTGCTCTTCGTGCTGTTTGACAGCCTGCCCGCCAGCATGCTGCTGTCGGTGGTGGCGCTGGTGCTGCTGATCATCTTCTTCGTCACCTCGGCCGACTCGGCGGTGCTGGTGCTGGCCAGCATGTCCACCGACGAGGCGGGCGACCCGCCGCTGCGCCGGCGCGTGGTCTGGGGCGTGGCGGTGGCGCTGATTGCGGCGGCGCTGCTGGTGGCCGGCGGCCTGCAGGCGCTGCAGGGCCTGATCACGATAGCGGCGCTGCCGTTCGCGCTGCTGATGCTGCTGGTGATCGTCAGCCTGTTTCGCGTGCTCGATGGCGAGGCCACGCGGCTGCGCCGCGAACGCCAGCAGCAGCGGCACATGATGCAGACTTGGGTGCAGCGCGAGATGGCGCAGCAGGCGCGCCAGTACGCTCCGGCGCCTGGCGCGCCCGCGCCGCGAGCGCCTGGATCACCCGACGGCGGCTGA
- a CDS encoding MarC family protein, which produces MEFSFLALISAFGKSLLFAMAGVLPIINPLATAPIFVSWTQGMSAAQRRQLAITVGKYVTILLALTMTLGSLVLDLFGISLPVVRVAGGIIVAYNAWLMLNTQQPAHDDTAQMAQTLTEENARLNTFYPLSFPITCGPGSLAAAIAVGASLRTPRITETLANLAGALAGMVLLGVLVATTFRYAVLLLRKLGEVGQLVFLRIMAFMLLSVGVQIVWDGIRGLIATLPTAT; this is translated from the coding sequence ATGGAATTCTCCTTTCTTGCGCTGATCTCCGCCTTTGGCAAAAGCCTGTTGTTCGCCATGGCGGGGGTGCTGCCCATCATCAACCCGCTGGCCACCGCGCCCATCTTCGTGAGCTGGACCCAGGGCATGAGCGCGGCCCAACGCCGCCAGCTCGCCATCACCGTCGGCAAGTACGTCACCATCCTGCTGGCCCTGACGATGACGCTGGGCTCGCTGGTGCTGGACCTGTTCGGCATCTCGCTGCCCGTAGTGCGCGTGGCCGGCGGCATCATCGTCGCCTACAACGCGTGGCTGATGCTCAACACCCAGCAGCCCGCGCACGACGACACCGCGCAGATGGCGCAGACCCTGACCGAGGAAAACGCCCGCCTGAACACCTTCTACCCGCTGTCCTTCCCCATCACCTGCGGACCCGGCTCGCTGGCCGCCGCCATCGCCGTCGGTGCCAGCCTGCGCACCCCGCGCATCACCGAAACCCTGGCCAACCTCGCCGGTGCGCTGGCCGGCATGGTGCTGCTGGGCGTGCTGGTGGCAACGACCTTCCGCTACGCGGTGCTGCTGCTGCGCAAGCTCGGCGAGGTCGGCCAGCTCGTCTTCCTGCGCATCATGGCCTTCATGCTGCTGTCGGTGGGCGTGCAGATCGTCTGGGACGGCATCCGCGGCCTGATCGCCACCCTGCCCACCGCCACCTGA
- a CDS encoding GspH/FimT family pseudopilin, with amino-acid sequence MPLLPFSCAGVPRQARSQSGFTVIELLVTVAILAVLAALAAPSFNPIIERWRVRGAAEDLQSTIYYARSEAIKRGGGIVIDATGGWSQGWKVGLTSGGAPLREFEALRRVSATQSSSKTKLYVDRWGMVSETDGGVAAAMSILVKPEGKDDGDSSAIRLCIAEGSRVFQKSQGAACV; translated from the coding sequence ATGCCCCTTTTGCCATTTTCATGCGCCGGTGTTCCTCGGCAAGCCCGCTCGCAAAGCGGGTTCACGGTCATCGAGTTGCTGGTCACGGTTGCTATCCTGGCCGTGCTGGCTGCGCTGGCCGCGCCCAGCTTCAACCCCATCATCGAGAGATGGCGTGTCCGGGGAGCCGCAGAAGACCTCCAGTCGACCATCTACTACGCACGCTCCGAAGCCATCAAGCGCGGCGGCGGCATCGTGATCGACGCCACGGGCGGATGGAGTCAAGGCTGGAAGGTCGGTTTGACCAGCGGCGGTGCTCCCTTGCGCGAGTTTGAGGCCCTGCGACGCGTATCCGCAACCCAGAGCAGCAGCAAGACCAAGCTCTACGTGGATCGGTGGGGCATGGTCTCGGAGACCGACGGCGGCGTTGCGGCTGCGATGAGCATCTTGGTCAAACCCGAAGGAAAGGACGACGGTGACAGCAGCGCCATTCGTTTGTGCATTGCTGAAGGAAGCCGCGTTTTTCAAAAATCGCAAGGCGCAGCTTGCGTCTGA
- a CDS encoding GspH/FimT family pseudopilin, producing the protein MTATSTMVRANCKNMQGFTVIELMVAVAILSVLASLAAPSFGSIVDRWRVRQVVGDLESTLYYARSEAIKRGGRLSLTKLKNSAGGCQNAGTTEEWGCGWIAFADLNGDGTRQSTEPVLRQFALPGNVNVIRHPSGNSLKFDRWGMTNGNNTLSFVLSPVPAGVSSASTYTVCLAAGGRIRSLPGEIECKAQP; encoded by the coding sequence ATGACCGCCACTTCCACCATGGTGCGCGCCAACTGCAAAAACATGCAGGGTTTTACGGTCATCGAATTGATGGTCGCGGTCGCCATCCTGTCGGTGCTGGCTTCGCTGGCTGCTCCAAGCTTCGGATCCATCGTGGACCGATGGCGCGTTCGCCAAGTCGTGGGCGATCTGGAATCCACTCTGTATTACGCGCGCTCGGAAGCCATCAAGCGTGGCGGCCGGCTGAGCCTGACAAAGCTCAAGAACAGCGCAGGAGGTTGCCAGAACGCTGGAACCACGGAGGAATGGGGGTGTGGCTGGATTGCATTCGCCGACTTGAATGGCGACGGCACGCGGCAGAGCACTGAGCCTGTCTTGCGTCAGTTCGCCTTGCCGGGCAACGTCAATGTCATCCGCCACCCCAGCGGCAACAGCCTCAAGTTTGACCGTTGGGGCATGACCAACGGCAACAACACCCTGAGTTTTGTGCTTTCACCGGTGCCTGCCGGAGTCAGTTCCGCCAGCACCTACACGGTGTGCCTGGCGGCCGGTGGGCGCATACGGTCCTTGCCCGGCGAAATCGAATGCAAGGCCCAGCCATGA
- the pilV gene encoding type IV pilus modification protein PilV, producing MTSAKYLSRLFMQSKPAKRQTGITLIESLIALVVSALGILGIVGVQMRTLADTQTTVRRAQAIRLIDDLGERMRVNPNAMLKLASFPSGYGQKASDITPADCTATACTPSQQITYDLYQWKLTVEQTLPLGQASIFEAPGEAGVDGTNRRVLGVIISWRANEREGLATDDIDASKVRQNDGSFSAGTDTDNACPADRICHLQYLPVPARCAPYDNGAAELTAYCS from the coding sequence ATGACTTCCGCCAAATATCTTTCAAGGCTTTTCATGCAGTCCAAACCCGCAAAACGCCAAACCGGCATCACGCTCATCGAGTCACTGATCGCTCTCGTTGTTTCAGCGCTCGGCATCCTCGGCATCGTCGGGGTACAGATGCGCACCTTGGCGGACACCCAGACCACCGTCCGACGTGCGCAGGCCATACGCTTGATCGACGACCTGGGAGAACGCATGCGAGTCAATCCCAATGCCATGCTGAAATTGGCGAGTTTTCCGTCCGGCTACGGCCAGAAGGCCAGCGACATCACCCCGGCGGACTGCACTGCGACCGCCTGTACGCCAAGCCAGCAGATCACCTATGACCTGTACCAATGGAAGCTGACCGTAGAGCAGACCCTGCCTCTGGGGCAGGCGAGTATCTTCGAGGCGCCGGGTGAGGCAGGCGTGGACGGCACCAATCGCCGCGTACTGGGGGTCATCATCAGCTGGCGAGCGAACGAGCGCGAGGGCCTGGCCACCGATGACATCGACGCCTCCAAGGTGCGCCAGAACGATGGCAGTTTCTCTGCCGGGACCGATACCGACAACGCATGCCCGGCAGACCGCATCTGCCACCTGCAGTACCTGCCCGTTCCAGCCCGCTGCGCACCTTACGACAACGGGGCCGCCGAGCTGACTGCCTATTGCTCTTGA
- a CDS encoding PilW family protein, translated as MAWQRGVTLVELMVGIAIGLLVVAVAMVALMASRGISGTVSDASQLQQQGAYAMRVIGNQLRQAGSLYLNPDPASAGTGADPMSPVAFETNTTGTEGNNFNQEDTLGKVSTDSSLATAFRRYKDRVFINTDEVALSRNCIGLPKDASEDRKTESNFTLADDQLKCSGNGSTAQPVIGNIAELQFVYIEQSLGANGSEIQYKKAADVKNWRQVQGVQVCLVVYGTEPVDMPGGSKYVGCDGETEVDMTTLEGPRKNRLHLLLRNTFQLRSQALLEPSI; from the coding sequence ATGGCCTGGCAACGCGGCGTCACTCTGGTCGAACTGATGGTCGGCATCGCCATCGGCCTGCTCGTGGTGGCAGTGGCCATGGTGGCCTTGATGGCTTCTCGCGGTATCAGCGGCACGGTCAGCGACGCCAGCCAATTGCAACAACAAGGCGCCTATGCCATGCGCGTCATCGGTAACCAGCTGCGGCAAGCCGGATCGCTTTATCTCAACCCTGATCCAGCGAGCGCCGGAACAGGTGCCGATCCCATGAGCCCCGTCGCCTTCGAAACCAATACCACAGGAACTGAAGGCAATAACTTCAACCAGGAAGACACGTTGGGCAAAGTTAGTACCGATAGTTCACTAGCAACCGCCTTTCGGCGCTACAAGGACCGTGTTTTCATCAACACCGATGAAGTCGCTCTGTCACGCAATTGCATCGGTTTGCCAAAAGACGCAAGTGAAGACCGGAAAACAGAAAGCAATTTCACTCTCGCAGATGATCAACTCAAATGCAGCGGCAATGGTTCGACTGCACAGCCTGTCATTGGCAATATTGCAGAGTTGCAATTTGTTTATATCGAACAATCATTGGGCGCAAACGGCTCCGAGATTCAATACAAGAAAGCGGCGGACGTGAAGAACTGGCGCCAGGTGCAAGGCGTACAGGTCTGCCTTGTGGTTTATGGGACCGAACCCGTGGATATGCCGGGAGGCAGCAAATACGTGGGCTGTGATGGTGAAACGGAAGTCGACATGACCACATTGGAAGGTCCTCGCAAGAACCGGTTGCACTTGCTGCTGCGCAATACCTTCCAGCTGCGCAGTCAGGCACTGCTGGAACCAAGCATCTGA
- a CDS encoding PilX N-terminal domain-containing pilus assembly protein, with protein MSPLIFSPPPRPTAPRSLKPLKRRTPQHGIALFVVIVFVMLSMLLALWASRTSMFNELVVSNDADYQRAFEAAQALLQDAELDIRGQTADGKPCAAPCRQWNSTQLQFPTEAKEINGLVATLNGVEGKCKDGLCARRTGHQDFWNYEDGVTPVSPPDADEVPLDKLTKSGVGARYGEYTGAQLGDKDNPANPILARRGGPKEGGWYWIEVMPYSDAAKTANLIVSSEASNQLPLNLDVYVIYRITALAYGLKDSTKVVLQQTYARQRMKD; from the coding sequence ATGTCCCCATTGATTTTTTCACCCCCCCCACGGCCTACCGCCCCAAGGTCGCTCAAACCGTTGAAGCGCCGGACGCCGCAACACGGCATCGCCTTGTTCGTAGTCATCGTCTTCGTCATGCTGTCCATGCTGCTGGCGCTGTGGGCATCACGCACTTCGATGTTCAACGAACTGGTAGTCAGCAACGATGCCGATTACCAGCGCGCCTTCGAGGCCGCTCAGGCGCTACTGCAAGACGCTGAGCTGGATATCCGAGGCCAGACGGCGGATGGAAAACCCTGCGCCGCCCCCTGTCGTCAATGGAATTCCACCCAGCTCCAGTTTCCCACCGAAGCCAAGGAAATCAACGGTCTGGTGGCCACGCTCAATGGTGTCGAAGGCAAGTGCAAGGATGGTCTTTGCGCACGCCGCACCGGGCACCAAGACTTTTGGAATTATGAGGATGGCGTCACTCCTGTCAGCCCCCCAGACGCAGACGAGGTGCCTTTGGACAAGCTCACGAAGTCGGGCGTCGGTGCCCGCTATGGGGAATATACAGGTGCCCAGCTCGGCGACAAGGACAACCCTGCGAATCCCATTTTGGCGAGGCGGGGTGGACCGAAGGAAGGCGGCTGGTATTGGATCGAAGTCATGCCTTACAGCGACGCAGCAAAGACGGCGAACCTGATCGTCTCCAGCGAGGCATCGAACCAGCTCCCGTTGAACCTTGACGTCTACGTGATTTATCGCATTACTGCCTTGGCATACGGCCTCAAGGACAGCACCAAGGTGGTGCTGCAACAGACTTATGCTCGCCAGAGGATGAAAGATTGA
- a CDS encoding pilus assembly protein — translation MPRIQKSKYRKNIVTLAVGVVLAPGGAWALDIVQAPPLPTAKSAFVAPNVIISIDDSGSMGFRLDQGSTSGAINDTAPTNGVWSKKARRMNVLKYALTQVFSDPDLVPDGKIRLGWQAMWNNGNDIEKYSSLNYWYGSGANPGYKKTPGAKDISSSVTGSKNQIRPLNNTQRQNFLEFVSYLLPQNGTPSHAMFKQADAYMRAALSSTGPWSTDPGGTGEKSTEYLGCRRNYHIFMTDGRWNGAVSGGDQDGTNWAAKNGRQAFNTTSDQTRLYTDSYGNQLADWAFKSWMDPLQNPASLLNSDKLKPSKEYDEAPATETFTSGSGKKTKTVDLQKYWNPKYNPATWPHMVTYTIGFSDEAITWPGASEIVAADITLPVSPTDVDQGGYLGYNKGFADIATGAQKWPKLDAENKRSLDLWHAAINGRGRFYPVSSGEDLEKAFRSIIGKINEESATLPDKIQSGGSTSGYNMSNKNVGNFATMYEAKKAWKGYVTATDGREPEPYPCKDADGNDDTCYRSPSVVEGWSVGGVAKTTADRLDSMNWNTRLVLSWNDKTRSAASFKWASDETYLSSAQKASLGKENSDPAATTRNKGQNVLNYIRGDRSLEADPATAAKPYRQRVSIQGDIINSVLWYTGAPAGISSLSGYGAFVTAQKNRLPMLYVGGNDGMFHGFSAKDGYEKIAYVPRGVMANLKGLTDPDYEHRYYVDGSPMSGDIRDGSTWKTMLVGTLGAGGKGYFLMDVTKPDDFIEGNAATLVPVDRTRGNVEAAPDCNALTGTAKADCNNTVAEDRDIGNITAQPSRKPNSPQETTQITLMNNGRWAAVMGNGYNSANQRPVLLIQYLDGARELVRVQTTTAGTGTGQAKDNGLAAPTLVDLNGDGTVDIVYAGDNLGNLWKFDVTSDDPSEWQSAFGPGNPLFTARGLTTIAGTTRNQVQPITAAPIVRANDRMMKTASGETAAVGGMMVAFGTGRNLTEDDRKTDINQPIQTIYSVLDNARYRKRSNGSNLLEIHPGQGNCSTNPDTCVPVPAAVGTMTATGLLAKQSISTVQGDLATVDATDSLDKDTWKNFKGWYLDLPGSGERMIQPMQFFDGSNILAAYTESPSGTVNASSTNLNESCVDEVVDTSPGTQWRTLINIMDGKRPSIQLVDANGDGVYKGGAGADSDKDVNRKEVAMGTPTLITQGDRIIDTTGGGKEELARMPEQSTRPSWRQLN, via the coding sequence ATGCCCCGCATTCAAAAATCCAAATACAGAAAGAATATCGTCACCCTTGCGGTCGGTGTCGTACTGGCACCTGGCGGCGCATGGGCGCTCGACATCGTGCAGGCACCTCCACTGCCTACTGCAAAGTCCGCCTTCGTGGCACCCAACGTCATCATTTCGATTGACGATTCGGGAAGCATGGGGTTTCGGCTTGACCAAGGAAGTACCTCCGGCGCAATAAATGACACCGCGCCTACCAACGGAGTGTGGTCAAAAAAGGCACGCCGGATGAATGTTCTTAAGTACGCCCTGACTCAGGTATTTTCAGACCCTGATTTAGTGCCTGACGGAAAAATCCGTTTGGGGTGGCAGGCGATGTGGAATAACGGTAATGATATTGAAAAATACAGCAGCTTGAACTATTGGTACGGCTCTGGCGCGAACCCGGGCTACAAAAAAACACCAGGCGCCAAAGATATAAGCAGCTCCGTAACAGGCAGCAAAAACCAGATACGCCCGCTGAACAATACCCAACGCCAGAATTTTCTTGAATTTGTCAGCTACCTCTTGCCGCAAAACGGCACGCCTTCGCATGCCATGTTCAAACAGGCTGACGCATACATGCGTGCAGCCTTGAGTTCAACCGGCCCCTGGTCCACCGACCCCGGCGGAACTGGTGAAAAAAGCACGGAATATCTTGGCTGTCGACGCAATTACCATATTTTCATGACGGATGGTCGCTGGAATGGGGCTGTATCGGGTGGCGACCAGGACGGAACCAACTGGGCTGCGAAAAACGGCAGGCAGGCTTTCAACACCACCTCAGATCAGACAAGACTCTATACCGACAGCTACGGCAACCAGCTGGCAGACTGGGCTTTCAAGAGCTGGATGGACCCGTTGCAAAACCCGGCCAGCCTGCTGAATTCCGACAAGCTCAAGCCTTCAAAAGAATATGACGAGGCGCCAGCGACGGAAACTTTTACGTCTGGAAGCGGCAAGAAGACGAAAACGGTTGACCTGCAAAAATATTGGAATCCCAAATATAACCCGGCTACTTGGCCGCACATGGTGACCTACACCATAGGCTTTAGTGATGAAGCCATTACATGGCCTGGCGCAAGCGAAATCGTAGCAGCCGACATTACCCTACCCGTTTCACCGACTGATGTCGATCAAGGCGGCTATCTTGGCTACAACAAGGGCTTTGCCGACATTGCCACGGGCGCTCAGAAATGGCCGAAGCTCGACGCAGAAAATAAGCGTTCCCTGGATCTCTGGCATGCCGCCATCAATGGACGTGGCCGCTTCTACCCTGTCAGTTCAGGTGAAGATCTTGAAAAAGCCTTCCGTTCCATCATCGGAAAGATCAACGAGGAAAGCGCAACCCTGCCGGACAAAATCCAGTCGGGCGGCAGCACCAGCGGCTACAACATGTCGAACAAGAACGTGGGCAACTTTGCCACGATGTACGAAGCGAAAAAGGCATGGAAAGGGTACGTGACTGCCACCGACGGACGCGAACCTGAGCCCTATCCATGCAAGGATGCGGACGGAAACGACGACACCTGCTACCGATCCCCGAGCGTCGTTGAGGGTTGGAGCGTTGGAGGCGTCGCCAAGACCACGGCAGACCGGCTGGACAGCATGAACTGGAACACGCGCCTGGTGCTTTCATGGAATGACAAAACCCGGTCTGCCGCAAGCTTCAAGTGGGCGAGCGATGAGACTTATCTGAGCAGCGCCCAGAAGGCGAGCCTGGGCAAGGAAAACTCGGACCCGGCGGCCACGACCAGGAACAAGGGGCAAAACGTCCTCAACTACATCCGTGGCGACCGCAGCCTGGAAGCTGACCCGGCAACGGCGGCCAAGCCTTATCGGCAGCGCGTCAGCATCCAGGGCGACATCATCAATTCCGTCTTGTGGTACACCGGCGCGCCTGCCGGCATCAGCTCCTTGAGCGGTTACGGCGCCTTCGTGACAGCCCAGAAGAATCGCCTGCCCATGCTCTACGTGGGTGGCAACGACGGCATGTTCCACGGTTTTTCGGCAAAGGACGGCTACGAGAAAATTGCCTATGTGCCGCGCGGCGTCATGGCCAACCTGAAAGGCCTGACCGATCCCGATTACGAGCACCGCTACTATGTGGACGGCTCTCCCATGTCGGGAGACATCAGGGACGGCAGTACATGGAAAACCATGCTGGTCGGTACCCTTGGGGCTGGCGGCAAGGGCTACTTCCTGATGGACGTTACCAAGCCTGACGATTTCATTGAAGGCAATGCAGCCACCTTGGTGCCCGTGGACAGAACCCGCGGCAACGTCGAAGCCGCGCCCGACTGCAACGCCTTGACTGGTACGGCAAAGGCAGACTGCAACAATACGGTTGCGGAAGACAGGGACATTGGCAACATCACCGCCCAACCGAGCAGAAAACCCAACAGCCCGCAGGAAACCACGCAAATCACCCTCATGAACAACGGGCGGTGGGCTGCCGTCATGGGCAATGGCTACAACAGCGCCAATCAACGTCCCGTGTTGCTGATTCAATACCTTGACGGCGCCAGGGAGCTCGTTCGTGTCCAGACGACGACGGCTGGAACTGGTACAGGTCAAGCCAAGGACAATGGTCTGGCCGCACCGACCTTGGTGGATTTGAATGGCGACGGCACGGTGGACATCGTCTATGCCGGGGACAACCTTGGAAATCTCTGGAAATTTGATGTCACGAGCGATGACCCCAGTGAATGGCAATCCGCTTTCGGCCCGGGGAATCCCCTGTTCACCGCAAGAGGGTTGACAACCATCGCGGGGACCACTCGCAATCAGGTGCAGCCGATTACCGCGGCACCGATTGTCCGAGCCAACGATCGCATGATGAAAACCGCCTCCGGCGAGACGGCCGCAGTGGGCGGCATGATGGTGGCATTCGGAACCGGTCGCAACCTGACTGAAGACGATCGCAAGACGGACATCAACCAACCCATACAAACCATCTACTCCGTGCTGGACAACGCAAGGTACCGCAAGCGCAGCAACGGATCCAACCTGCTGGAAATCCATCCGGGCCAAGGTAACTGCAGCACCAACCCCGATACTTGCGTTCCGGTTCCCGCCGCAGTTGGCACGATGACAGCCACGGGGCTGCTGGCAAAACAGAGCATCTCCACCGTACAGGGCGATCTGGCCACGGTCGATGCAACCGACAGCCTGGACAAGGACACGTGGAAGAACTTCAAGGGTTGGTATCTTGACCTGCCAGGCAGCGGAGAGCGCATGATCCAACCCATGCAATTCTTCGATGGAAGCAATATTCTGGCGGCTTACACGGAGTCGCCCTCCGGCACCGTCAATGCATCCAGCACCAACCTCAACGAAAGCTGCGTCGACGAGGTAGTAGATACCAGTCCTGGCACCCAATGGCGCACCCTCATCAACATCATGGACGGCAAGAGGCCTTCCATTCAGTTGGTAGATGCCAACGGTGATGGCGTGTACAAAGGCGGGGCGGGCGCCGATTCGGACAAGGACGTCAATCGAAAAGAGGTCGCCATGGGCACCCCCACTTTGATCACGCAAGGCGACCGCATCATTGACACTACCGGAGGGGGCAAGGAAGAACTGGCGAGAATGCCTGAACAATCCACCCGTCCCAGCTGGCGACAACTCAACTGA